The proteins below come from a single Burkholderia sp. PAMC 26561 genomic window:
- a CDS encoding MDR family MFS transporter, whose protein sequence is METFQPTVALPATERPPIRLLFTALLLVMLLGALDQTIVSTALPTIVGELGGLESLSWVVTSYLLTSTIVVPLYGKFGDLFGRKVVIQAAILIFLAGSILCGVAQDMTQLIVLRALQGLGGGGLMVVTMAAIADVIPPAERGRYQGLFGGVFGLATVLGPLLGGFIVEHLSWRWIFYINVPLGVVALIVIGLVFKPHVAHVKHKIDYMGAAFLATSLTCIILFTSQGGTLLPWSSPQLWFTLALGVIAMGGFIYEERLADEPIMPLGLFKERTFILSGMIGFIIGFSLFGATTFLPLYLQVAKGSTPSQAGLQILPMMAGVLSTSIISGRIISKIGKYRWFPICGTALVAVAMFLLSRLELATPLHIMYLYMLLLGLGLGMVMQVLVLAVQNAVPFKHIGVATSGATLFRSIGGSVGVATFGAIFSNGLQSRLANALPANTELPRSMGPAMVHQLPAAMREVYLNAFAGSMHVVFLVASAVVVLAFALSWFMQDRPLRN, encoded by the coding sequence CAACAGAGCGGCCGCCCATCCGATTGTTGTTCACGGCGCTTCTGCTCGTCATGCTGCTCGGCGCGCTCGACCAGACAATTGTGTCGACAGCACTTCCGACCATCGTGGGCGAACTCGGGGGGCTTGAAAGCCTATCCTGGGTCGTGACGTCCTATTTGCTGACGTCCACTATCGTGGTGCCGCTGTACGGCAAGTTCGGCGATCTGTTCGGCCGCAAGGTCGTGATCCAGGCTGCCATCCTGATTTTTCTCGCGGGTTCGATCCTGTGCGGCGTCGCGCAGGACATGACGCAGTTGATCGTGCTGCGCGCGTTGCAGGGGCTGGGCGGCGGCGGCCTGATGGTCGTGACGATGGCCGCCATTGCCGACGTGATCCCGCCCGCGGAACGCGGCCGCTACCAGGGCCTGTTCGGCGGCGTGTTCGGCCTCGCTACCGTGCTTGGGCCCTTGCTGGGCGGGTTTATCGTCGAGCATCTGTCATGGCGCTGGATCTTCTACATCAACGTGCCGTTAGGCGTCGTGGCGCTGATCGTGATCGGGCTGGTGTTCAAGCCCCATGTGGCACATGTGAAGCATAAAATCGATTACATGGGCGCAGCGTTTTTGGCTACGTCGCTCACTTGCATCATCCTTTTCACCAGTCAGGGAGGCACATTGCTGCCCTGGAGTTCGCCGCAACTATGGTTCACGCTGGCGCTCGGGGTCATCGCGATGGGCGGTTTCATCTACGAAGAACGTCTGGCAGATGAACCAATTATGCCGCTTGGTCTCTTCAAGGAGCGCACTTTTATATTGAGCGGGATGATCGGGTTCATTATTGGCTTTTCGCTGTTCGGCGCGACCACGTTCCTGCCGCTCTATCTGCAGGTGGCGAAGGGTTCGACGCCATCGCAAGCCGGTTTGCAGATCCTGCCCATGATGGCCGGCGTGCTTTCAACGTCCATCATCAGCGGCCGGATCATCAGCAAGATTGGCAAGTACCGCTGGTTCCCGATTTGCGGCACGGCGCTGGTGGCGGTTGCGATGTTCCTGTTGTCACGGCTCGAACTCGCCACGCCGCTGCACATCATGTACCTGTACATGTTGCTGCTTGGCCTTGGACTCGGGATGGTGATGCAGGTGCTCGTGCTGGCGGTGCAGAACGCGGTGCCGTTCAAGCATATCGGCGTGGCGACATCCGGCGCGACACTGTTCCGGTCGATAGGCGGTTCAGTCGGCGTCGCCACGTTCGGCGCGATTTTCTCGAACGGCTTGCAAAGCCGGCTCGCCAATGCCCTTCCGGCGAACACCGAACTGCCGCGTTCGATGGGGCCCGCGATGGTGCATCAGTTGCCTGCGGCCATGCGCGAGGTTTATCTCAACGCCTTCGCCGGCTCCATGCATGTGGTGTTTCTGGTGGCGAGCGCCGTTGTAGTGCTGGCGTTTGCATTGTCCTGGTTCATGCAGGACCGGCCGTTGCGGAACTGA